The window CAAATATCCGTACGACTTCTTCAGAAAACCCCGCGTGCTCCGGTCGGCCAGGGCCGGGGGAAATGATGATCCGGTCCGCATCAAGCTTCTTGAACTCCTCTAGCCCTACATCGTTCCTCCGCACTACCACGTCCGCACCACGTTCTCCGACGTACTGCACGAGATTGTAGACGAAGGAATCGTAGTTATCGATCACAAGTACTTTCATTTTTCCGTTGTGGTGATCAAAGCACCCAGTTTGTTCTCCGTCTCTACAAATTCCCGCTCGGGGATCGAGTCTTCCACGATGCCCGCACCTGCCTGGAAATACGCCTTAGTACCGACCGTGAACATGGTTCGAATCGTGATGGCGAAATCGAGATTGCCCGAGAAGTCGAAATAGCCAACGCCGCCGGCATACACGCCTCTTCTGCTCGTCTCCAGCTCCTCTATTATCTCCATCGCCCGGATCTTCGGCGCGCCCGTTACCGTGCCGGCGGGAAAAGAGCTCCGGAAAACGTCAAAGGCGCTCTTACCGTCGGCTAACTCCGCGGTTATATTCGAGACGATATGCTGGACGTGCGAGTACTTCTCGATGCCCATCAGTTCAGTTACTTCCACGCTTCCTGATCGTGCAACTCGTCCAAGATCGTTCCTCCCAAGGTCTACCAGCATGATATGTTCCGCCCGCTCTTTCTCGTCAAGGAGCATATCCACCTTGAGCAATTCATCCTCCTCGTCCGTCCTTCCACGCTTCCTCGTGCCTGCCAGCGGCCGTAGCGTTAAAATGCCGTCCCGTAGTTGTACGAGCATCTCGGGAGACGAGCCAACCACGATGTTGTCGAAATCCAGATAGAACATGTACGGCGAGGGATTGGTAGCACGAAGCGTCTTGTAAAAGTATAACGGATCGCCGCTATAGCTCGATTCGACCCGTCGTGAGAGGACTACCTGGAATATGTCCCCTTCTCTGATATACTCCTTTGCTCGTACTACGCCCGCTTCAAACTCCCCTTTTTTCAGCTCGGAACGCGTAGAAGAGACGGCAAAAGCCTCTATCTCACTTGCTTCTCCTTGCCCAACAATCTCCTCGATCTTATCGTTCCCCTTATTGTACGAGACGAGGATCACTTCTTTTCTCAAATGATCGAAGCAGAGCAGGTATGTGGGAATGATGAAGTGCGCGTCGGGACAGTCCAGCGTATCAGGAAGTGAAGCGGGGAGCTCCTCAAAAAATCTCACGATATCATAGGAGAAGAAGCCTACAAGGCCACCGGAAAATGGCAACGTTCCTACTCTACCGCATTCGAAGGAATTAAGCACGCGCTCCATCTCCTCATAGGGATCGTCCACCTGGTAGTGCTCGCCGTTAACCTCCACCTCGCGCCCCTTCGCTTTGAATTCCAAGAGCGGATCGAAGCCGATGAACGAGTATCGCGCGATCTTCTCTCTACCCTCTACGGATTCGAGTAGGAAACTCTTGTCGAAGACACCTCGTATCTTTGAAAAAACTTCAAGAGGGGTGAATGGAATATCCACCCTTCTTACGCTATTCGTTAAAGTCCTCTTCTCCATCTACTTGTTTATTCTATCTTCGGCAAGTGCTCCAGCGCCTGTTTCACCAGCTCCGCAGGATACTCATAGTCCACGAGTTTTCCGCTCAGGAACGCATCATAAGCGCCCAGGTCGAAATGCCCGTGCCCGCTGTTGTTGAAGAAGATTACTTCCTCCTCTCCTTTTTCCTTGCATCTCAACGCCTCGTCGATTACCGCTTTCACTTCGTGCGCGGATTCCGGCGCGATGATTATTCCCTCAGTCTCCGCGAACAATTTCGCAGCCTTGAAAACCTCGGTTTGATGGTACGCCGCCGCCTCGATGTAGCCGTCCTTCACTAACTTGCAGAGTAACGGAGCGTCACCATGGTATCGCAACCCACCCGCATGGATTGGTGGCGGGATGAACGTGTGCCCTAAAGTGAACATCTTTATTATGGGTGCCATCCCGGCGGTATCGCCGTAATCGTAGAGATAAAGCCCCTTGGTCAGCGTTGGGCAGGACATTGGCTCACACGCAACGATCTTGAGGTCTGGCTTCTTACCGGCGAGCTTATCGGCCGCGAACGGGAACGTTGCGCCACTGAAATTACTGCCGCCGCCGACGTTGCCGCAGATGAAATCGGGATACTCGTCGATCATCTCGAACGCCTTCTTTGCCTCAAGCCCGATCACCGTCTGATGGAGGCAGACGTGGTTCAGAACCGAACCGATGGCGTAATTTACGTTATCGTGCGTAGCTGCATCCTCGACCGCCTCTGAAATGGCCATGCCCAAACTCCCAGTGGTGTCCGGCGTTTCTGCCAGCACTTTCCGCCCAAACTGGGTATTCTCGCTGGGACTCCGGTACACTTCACCGTTCCAAGTCTCCATCATGATCCGTCGATACGGTTTCTGGTCGTAACTTGCACCAACCATGTAAACCGTAGCCTTCAACCCGAACAGCATCGCGCCAAACGAGAGTGCCGAGCCCCACTGGCCCGCACCGGTCTCCGTTGCTAACCGCTCGACGCCATCTTTCATGTTGTAATACGCCTGTGCAACCGCGGTGTTTGGCTTGTGGCTCCCTGGCGGGCTCACACCCTCCCACTTGTAATAAATCCGGGCAGGGGTCTTCAGTTTCTCTTCCAATCTTGTCGCTCTGTACAATGGCGTCGGTCTCCAGAGCCGGTAAACCTCCCGAACTTCGTCCGGTATCGGAATGAACCGCTCCGTAGTCATTTCTTGCCGTACTATCTCCATGGGGAAGATCGGTGCGAAATCCTCAGGCTTCGCAGGCTCCTTCGTCATCGGATTCAACGGCGGATCTGGCAGCTCCGGCATGTCCGCCTGTATGTTGTACCACGCCTTCGGGATTTCTTCCTCTTCCAGTAGTATCTTCGCTTTTATGCTCATCTTCTCACCTCGATGTTCATTAATGTACTTGGAAGTATAAAAGTGTACGTATATAAGTGCCGCGGGGTGCAACCCCCCAGCTGTTCGAAACCGCAACGTAATGACAAAACCCGTTAAAAGTGCTAGGACCGGTAAACGGCTGCTATTCCCACAACACTCGGTTTTGAAGGCCTTATCACGGCACGGCGGGAAGTACCCTTACCCGATACGGGATACTCTTGTTCTAACCATCCCGAATCAGCATCGCAACGATATCTGCGTTACTCTACCCTCGCGAATCGTGGAATGTGCGGGAATCACAAGAGCGGAAAGATCAGATCAGCTAGAAGAAATCCATATCCTCGAGTCTCTCGATCAGTTCCCTCTTGCCGATGACCACGACGGTATCGCCTTCCAGTATCTCATCTTCAGGACCGACGTTGGAAATAACCTTTTCACCACGAATGATCGCCACGATCGACGCGCCGATTCGTTCTTTGAACCGCAAGTTCTTCACGGTTTTATTCGCGATTTTAGCGCCTTTTTGAACGGTAAAGCTTTCTAAAGACGCCTCTCCGGTTTTCGTTGCGAAATCGATGAAATCAACCACCGCCGGCTTGATCAAGCTCCGTGCCAATCGCCGCCCGCCGATCTCTTCAATCATGATCACCTTCTTCACGCCTGTCTTGTACAGCATCTTCGCTGCCTTCTCCGAACTCGCCCGTGACACGATATCCAACGCGTTATTAATGCCCTTCACCGTAATGCTGAGGTATAAATTATCAGCATCGAGCGGGAGCGTGGATACCAATCCGGAAGCTCGTTCCACACCCGCTTCTATCAAAGCCTCCTCGTTCGTCGCATCGCCTTCCACAACGGGTATGCCCCTCTTCCTCAGCTCTTTTACCTGCTCGGTTTTGTTCTCAATCACGACAAAGTCTACGCCTTCGTCTCGGAATTCGTCGACTATGACGTTTCCGGTACGACCGCCGCCGCAGATGATCTTGTGATTCTTCATCTTTGCCACGCCCCGCTTTACTCGCGTTATGCCCAGGGCTTCGCGCAACCGCCCTTCTAATGCTGATTCTATTATCCCCGTGAGCACATATAAGGCTAACCCGACGCCCGTTATTACCAATCCGATCGTGAACAGTTGTCCGTAGGTTGTATGGGGATAGTAATCGCCATAGCCCACGGTGGTTATCGTGATAACGGTCATATAAAACGCTTCTAAGGGTGTGAGCCCTTCGAGATACCAGAAGCCCAAGGCTCCGATCGCGACCACGACGAGTAACAGAAAGAAGCCAATGAGTGCGCGTCTTATTGCTTCCGTAGCTTACCTACACCTCCTAACTGATGATCGCGTGATTACCTCATCCTTCTCAAAGCGTATTTCATTCATACATAATACGGGCGGACTTTATAAGGGAATCGGCCTTGCTTTCCTTTCCTTTCCTTTTCGTTCCACGCATGTGTAACCGTGGAGATCCCGGGTCGTGAAGATCGCAGTGGGTGGACGCGAAAGCGCCGAAGATCAGTATTTCCCCTAATGTAACCGCTAAAACTCGTCCATTACTATTTCACCGCCTGCGAACCGTCGAATGTAATTCGCGGCTACGGTTAAACCTTCTTTGAGTTCTTCACGAGGCATGCCGGGAATGCCGTAGGCGACCACGAGCACGTCCGTTGTCGCAGCCGTCACCTTCGTCTCATCTACATCGCCATATGCACATAGACGCGCAGTACCTTCGCAGAATCCGTCAGGACCAGCTCCTTGCCCGTTAATTTCTCCCGCCTCGGACCGATCAGAACGACCTCTTCGCCAGCGCGCGAGAACCGTACCGACAGAGGTGGGTCTATCCGCGCCAGATCGAACGCGCTAAAGGTAAGCAACGTTTTCACCGATGCGAGATTGTACGCATCCACAATGGGCGACACCCGCGGCAAGCCTTTATTCAGCACTATCCTTCGCAGTAACGCCTCGGACGCCGGTCGCACTTTCGTCGGGTCGACGCCCATGTGCCAGAAGAAGTCCCGTTGCAATCGGATCATTCGCACGTCCTTAATCTCATCAATGCTGTAGCTGCTTCTCAGTTCCGCCTCGACGCTTGCCACTTCTTTGCTGATGTCACTGTGTGCCCCTTCGGTTTGCCGCACGCCCTTTATCACCGCACAGTCAACGCGTATATCAAATTTGCGCCGCACAGCGTCTTCTACAACGATCCGCATCAGTCTACTTACTGCAGAATCACGATTGTATTTTTCATCAGGTTTATTTCCGCGATCCGTCCTTTTACGTCCTTTCTCTCGCCCAGTATTCCCGTAACTTTTATCGTCTCGCCATCAACCACTACCTGCACGACATCTTCCATCAGCAACGCTCGTTCACCATCCTTCTCTAAAAAAACCGTCGATTCACACATTTCGTGTCTTCCTCCAGTACAGTATCTCTTAATGTACCTTAACTATCTGCAACGCGCACATTCAGGGAGAACTATTTCAACCGGCCTTTTGTCAACAGGGATGAATGAGTAAAGAAAGAAACCGAACCGGCGATGTAAGAAGCCCGCACGACGTACGAGTCTCCCTATCTCACGATCATAACAGGACAGGAAGCATGACGGACAACCGTTTCAGCAACACTGCCCAGTAGTAATCGATCAAGTGCAGTCTTTCCCTTACTCCCAATGACAATGAGGTCGTGCTCGTTTGCTTCCTTTATGATCTCCTCGGCAGGATGACCCTCAACGAGCTTTTTGGATATGCGGATACCCATTTGCTCCCCCAACGTTACGATTTCATCGAGATAGGAATGCCCTTCCCGCTGGATAAGTTCGTGCAGTGGTATTTCAGTGGGGTACACGATTTCAGTTTGGTATGCATAGAGGTTAATATTAATTACGTGAAGTGCGACAACGGGTATATCGGTCGATTTTGCAAGCGTGAGCGCTTTTTCTGCCGCTTTCTTCGCTACGTCAGAGCCATCTACTGGCACGAGTATCCTTCCAAACACTTTTGGCATCGATTACAGTACCTCCCTTTTGCGTTCTGAGATAATCCCCTATTGCACTTAGGGTATATATTAAAACGTATGGTAGTTCTCCTTTATATCGTTACGTATCTCCTCACCGCTAGCTATCCGCTTTCCAGGCATCAGGAAAACCGCGGAAGAACCCGAAACCTGAATCGGCTGTGGAGGAACCTATTAGGAGCAGCGAAATAACGCCCAGCAACACGTATTCATAATATCTCGTTATTGTAAGGCGGAAGAAAGAAGGAAAGCGCCTCTTTTTAATCACCTTCGTTCTCTCGTAACTATCCTTAATTTTTGATCAGAAGTCAACATTCGGATAGTAACCTTTATATAGGCTGTTAGTACAATAGTGATACTATGACAGAAGAAGCGAAGAGTTATAAATGCAAGTATTGTGGCGAAACATTTGCGAAGCCATTACTATTGGCTCATCATGTCAGGTCAAAACATAAGAGAGCAAAGAAACGAGAGAAGAAAGCAGCGGTAGCAGTTATGGGTGCTGAACAGTTGAACAAAACAATCGAGGCCATCGGTATCCTGAAGGGATTGCAGGTATCGCCTAATCTGAGCGAGGAAGAGAAGAAGATTTTGGGCGACGTATCAAAGCGAATTGAGGCTCTTTTGGCTGATATACAAAAGAGCAAGTGAAGGGATGAATGAGTTAGAAAACTCACTTCGTCCTTTTCCTTTTTTTCGGTTCACTCAACTAAACCACTTATCCCACACGTCATGCACAATCGCGACAGAACGTGCTACGCGGACCGATGTAACAGCAAGTAGATTGTCTATTTGCATAAATGGAGTTACTGTGCTAAAGAGCTGAGAAAGTGGTTAGAAAGACCGTAACGCAGGTGTTTTTATGCATCTACCCTCACATTAGATTCATGGCCTTCTGGGATAAAGAGGTGGAGACGCTGCCGCGCGATAAGCTCGACGGGTTGCAGGTAAAGCGTTTGAAGGAGACAGTAGCACGCTGCAGGAAATCGATCTTTTACAGGAATCGCTTGAAGAATATCGATGAATCAACGTTCAGTAAGCCTGAAGATGTCGCGCAGCTTCCGTTTACGACAAAGAACGACCTACGCATGAACTACGACTTTGGTCTGGTGACTGTATCGCGAGAGGAAATTGTACGTATGCATTCTTCCTCCGGCACCACCGGCAAAGCCACGGTCATCTTCCATACGAAACGTGATATCGAGACGTGGTCTGATCTTGTGGCACGCTGTATTGTGATGACCGGCGCGAATAAGACCGATATCTTCCAGAACCTCATCAGTTACGGCATGTTTACCGGCGGTTTGGGACTCCACTACGGCGCCGAGAAGGTCGGGATGCTCGTCATCCCTTCGGGCGTCGGGAATACGAAACGTCAGATACAGCTCATGAAGGATTTCAATACGACCGTCTTCCATGCAACACCCTCGTACATCCTCTACGTCTCGGAAGTAATGACTCAAGGAGGTTACGATCCCAAGGAGTTCGATTTACGTATCGGATTTACGGGTGCAGAGCCACATTCGGAGCAAACCAGGCAGCGGATTGAAGACGTATACGATATAAATGCCTACAATTCCTACGGCATGTCCGAGCTCAACGGGCCCGGCGTAGCCTTCGAGTGCGAAGAGAAGAACGGCATGCATCTCTGGGAAGACAATTACCTCCTTGAAGTCGTTAACCCGAGCACTGGCGAATTGCTTGCCCCGGGCGAGGAAGGCGAGCTTGTTATCACGACACTCGGTCGGGAAGCCATGCCCATTCTCAGGTACCGGACGGGCGACCTGGCGCGAATCGTTGACGATGGCGAGCAATGCGCGTGTGGCAGAGCGCATGTGAGACTCTCGCGTATAAAGGGGCGCAGTGATGATATGCTCATTGTGCGAGGCGTGAATCTCTATCCAAGTCAGATCGAAGATGTTCTGATGAGTTTCCCGGAAGTCGCAACGAATTACCAGATTCACGTGACGCGCGAAGGCACACTTGACGCATTGACCGTCAAAGTGGAGTTGTATCCAAAGATGTTTGACGGCGACCTCAGAAAGCTTAAGAAGCTCGAATCTAATATTACCAAGTGTATCCAGGACGAGATAGTGGTGAGACCAAAAGTAGAGTTCCTTGAGCCCGGAAGCTTGCCGAGAACAGAAGGCAAGGCGGTACGGGTGGTAGACAAGAGGGGTGCGATGTAGCATGGTCAAGCAGATTAATGTTTTCTCAGAGAATCGGCCAGGGAAGCTGGAGCAGATAACCAGCATATTGGCGGATGTTGAGGTCAATATATTAGCGGTGACAATCTCCTCGGACGAGGAATACGGGGTCGTTAAGTTTATCGTCGACAATCCTGAGAAGGGCTTTCGTGCATTCAAACAGGCCGGCGTCACGGTCTCTTTGAAGGAGGTGTTGGCTGTTGTCATCGAGGACAAGTTTGGGAGCCTGAACCAGATGCTGCGCATCCTGAAGCACGATAACGTCGATATTGAGGACTGTTACGGGTTTTCCGCGGGGAGTGAAAAGAAGGCAATAATCATTCTGACAATGGACGATTCCGCTGCTGCCCGGAAAATACTCGAACAGCATGGCTACCAATTAGTAGGGAGTTCTGAACTCTACAGCCTTTGAGCTTCTTTCGCCTATTTCCCTATTCTGAAAGCGGGTGGTCTTACCCACATCAACGAAGTACTCGCAGGCGTGGATCCGAACATGGTGCAACCATGGTATCCCTCCCCCGTCTATGCCGGTTATGCCTTTGCCACGCCCGAATTCCTCCTCTCGTTTGGGCTGCTGCTCACCATCGGCCTTGCCGTTGCGCCGCACGTTATCAACAATGTGCTGGCAGCGAAGGAGGATCGGTACTTCAGATGGTCGCCGTTGATCGCCTTCGTGCTCTATGTTATCGTGATGTTTCTCGTGAAATTCACAGGGTTCGCCGTGCGCGTGCTGGAGATTGAAGGCCCGCTTGTACTCCCCGAAG of the Methanomicrobia archaeon genome contains:
- a CDS encoding phenylacetate--CoA ligase produces the protein MAFWDKEVETLPRDKLDGLQVKRLKETVARCRKSIFYRNRLKNIDESTFSKPEDVAQLPFTTKNDLRMNYDFGLVTVSREEIVRMHSSSGTTGKATVIFHTKRDIETWSDLVARCIVMTGANKTDIFQNLISYGMFTGGLGLHYGAEKVGMLVIPSGVGNTKRQIQLMKDFNTTVFHATPSYILYVSEVMTQGGYDPKEFDLRIGFTGAEPHSEQTRQRIEDVYDINAYNSYGMSELNGPGVAFECEEKNGMHLWEDNYLLEVVNPSTGELLAPGEEGELVITTLGREAMPILRYRTGDLARIVDDGEQCACGRAHVRLSRIKGRSDDMLIVRGVNLYPSQIEDVLMSFPEVATNYQIHVTREGTLDALTVKVELYPKMFDGDLRKLKKLESNITKCIQDEIVVRPKVEFLEPGSLPRTEGKAVRVVDKRGAM
- a CDS encoding anthranilate synthase component I family protein, whose translation is MEKRTLTNSVRRVDIPFTPLEVFSKIRGVFDKSFLLESVEGREKIARYSFIGFDPLLEFKAKGREVEVNGEHYQVDDPYEEMERVLNSFECGRVGTLPFSGGLVGFFSYDIVRFFEELPASLPDTLDCPDAHFIIPTYLLCFDHLRKEVILVSYNKGNDKIEEIVGQGEASEIEAFAVSSTRSELKKGEFEAGVVRAKEYIREGDIFQVVLSRRVESSYSGDPLYFYKTLRATNPSPYMFYLDFDNIVVGSSPEMLVQLRDGILTLRPLAGTRKRGRTDEEDELLKVDMLLDEKERAEHIMLVDLGRNDLGRVARSGSVEVTELMGIEKYSHVQHIVSNITAELADGKSAFDVFRSSFPAGTVTGAPKIRAMEIIEELETSRRGVYAGGVGYFDFSGNLDFAITIRTMFTVGTKAYFQAGAGIVEDSIPEREFVETENKLGALITTTEK
- a CDS encoding potassium channel protein: MVAIGALGFWYLEGLTPLEAFYMTVITITTVGYGDYYPHTTYGQLFTIGLVITGVGLALYVLTGIIESALEGRLREALGITRVKRGVAKMKNHKIICGGGRTGNVIVDEFRDEGVDFVVIENKTEQVKELRKRGIPVVEGDATNEEALIEAGVERASGLVSTLPLDADNLYLSITVKGINNALDIVSRASSEKAAKMLYKTGVKKVIMIEEIGGRRLARSLIKPAVVDFIDFATKTGEASLESFTVQKGAKIANKTVKNLRFKERIGASIVAIIRGEKVISNVGPEDEILEGDTVVVIGKRELIERLEDMDFF
- a CDS encoding C2H2-type zinc finger protein, with amino-acid sequence MTEEAKSYKCKYCGETFAKPLLLAHHVRSKHKRAKKREKKAAVAVMGAEQLNKTIEAIGILKGLQVSPNLSEEEKKILGDVSKRIEALLADIQKSK
- a CDS encoding ACT domain-containing protein, whose protein sequence is MVKQINVFSENRPGKLEQITSILADVEVNILAVTISSDEEYGVVKFIVDNPEKGFRAFKQAGVTVSLKEVLAVVIEDKFGSLNQMLRILKHDNVDIEDCYGFSAGSEKKAIIILTMDDSAAARKILEQHGYQLVGSSELYSL
- a CDS encoding TrpB-like pyridoxal phosphate-dependent enzyme; the encoded protein is MKAKILLEEEEIPKAWYNIQADMPELPDPPLNPMTKEPAKPEDFAPIFPMEIVRQEMTTERFIPIPDEVREVYRLWRPTPLYRATRLEEKLKTPARIYYKWEGVSPPGSHKPNTAVAQAYYNMKDGVERLATETGAGQWGSALSFGAMLFGLKATVYMVGASYDQKPYRRIMMETWNGEVYRSPSENTQFGRKVLAETPDTTGSLGMAISEAVEDAATHDNVNYAIGSVLNHVCLHQTVIGLEAKKAFEMIDEYPDFICGNVGGGSNFSGATFPFAADKLAGKKPDLKIVACEPMSCPTLTKGLYLYDYGDTAGMAPIIKMFTLGHTFIPPPIHAGGLRYHGDAPLLCKLVKDGYIEAAAYHQTEVFKAAKLFAETEGIIIAPESAHEVKAVIDEALRCKEKGEEEVIFFNNSGHGHFDLGAYDAFLSGKLVDYEYPAELVKQALEHLPKIE
- a CDS encoding universal stress protein encodes the protein MPKVFGRILVPVDGSDVAKKAAEKALTLAKSTDIPVVALHVININLYAYQTEIVYPTEIPLHELIQREGHSYLDEIVTLGEQMGIRISKKLVEGHPAEEIIKEANEHDLIVIGSKGKTALDRLLLGSVAETVVRHASCPVMIVR
- a CDS encoding CooT family nickel-binding protein yields the protein MCESTVFLEKDGERALLMEDVVQVVVDGETIKVTGILGERKDVKGRIAEINLMKNTIVILQ